In the genome of Rhizobium rhizogenes, one region contains:
- a CDS encoding pyridoxine 5'-phosphate synthase has translation MPAKLSVNLNAIAMLRNRRDLPWPDVAHFGHIALAAGASGLTVHPRPDQRHIRFSDLPVLRALIDDSFPGAEFNIEGYPTEDFLVLCEKTQPEQVTLVPDDPSQATSDHGWDFRKHAVFLKDVVGRLKAGGMRVSLFADGDGEREPVELAAETGAARIELYTGPYGGCFDDPQKADALVEKLGQTADHAKALGLAVNAGHDLTVANLPKLMKRIPDLAEVSIGHGLTADALEYGMAETVRRFCQACGQPIS, from the coding sequence ATGCCCGCAAAACTTTCTGTCAATCTGAACGCAATTGCCATGTTACGCAACCGTCGCGATCTTCCATGGCCGGATGTCGCGCATTTCGGGCATATTGCACTGGCGGCGGGGGCAAGCGGCCTGACTGTACACCCGCGACCCGACCAGCGCCATATCCGCTTTTCCGATCTGCCGGTGCTGCGCGCCCTGATCGACGACAGCTTCCCCGGCGCGGAATTCAACATCGAGGGTTATCCGACCGAGGATTTCCTCGTTCTCTGCGAGAAGACCCAGCCGGAACAGGTGACGCTGGTGCCTGACGACCCGTCGCAGGCGACGTCCGACCATGGCTGGGATTTCCGCAAACATGCGGTTTTCCTCAAGGACGTCGTGGGACGGCTGAAGGCTGGCGGCATGCGCGTCTCGCTGTTTGCGGATGGCGATGGCGAGCGCGAGCCGGTGGAGCTGGCGGCAGAGACGGGGGCTGCGCGTATCGAACTTTACACCGGCCCTTATGGCGGCTGTTTTGACGATCCGCAAAAGGCTGATGCGCTTGTCGAGAAGCTTGGGCAAACGGCAGACCATGCCAAAGCGCTCGGACTTGCGGTCAATGCCGGCCACGATCTTACGGTGGCAAACCTGCCCAAGCTGATGAAACGTATTCCTGATCTCGCCGAGGTTTCGATCGGTCACGGGCTGACGGCGGATGCGCTGGAATATGGCATGGCTGAAACAGTCCGGCGTTTTTGTCAGGCCTGCGGTCAGCCTATTTCATAA
- a CDS encoding MerR family transcriptional regulator yields the protein MQDGRMPFESHGDEDKHNLRISSFLPDISLPSSLPAEPVPIADMANIFGVTHRTLHFYEEKALLTSKRIGQMRVYSHRNVQRMAVINVCREVGISVAAITEIMEKLVRTLSQDEADDIFRAALRQRKRELTAELSTLQRQAHQIEELLVAEDDGDGVDAAERSPARDIALTDTERKCLELMAEGYAPVRLARALGLSGSDLNALEAKIIGKFNASNRFQAVAKAVLLGVIRA from the coding sequence ATGCAGGATGGCCGGATGCCGTTCGAAAGTCACGGCGACGAGGACAAACACAATCTAAGGATCAGCAGCTTTTTACCGGATATAAGCCTGCCCTCCTCCCTGCCCGCGGAACCCGTCCCCATCGCCGACATGGCCAATATCTTCGGGGTAACCCACCGGACTTTGCATTTTTACGAGGAAAAGGCCCTGCTGACCTCGAAACGCATCGGCCAGATGCGGGTCTATTCCCACCGCAACGTCCAGCGCATGGCTGTCATCAATGTCTGCCGCGAAGTCGGCATTTCCGTCGCAGCAATCACCGAAATCATGGAAAAACTCGTGCGCACGCTTTCCCAGGACGAGGCGGACGACATATTCCGCGCGGCGCTGAGGCAGCGGAAGAGGGAATTGACCGCCGAGCTTTCCACCCTCCAGCGCCAGGCCCACCAGATCGAGGAACTGCTTGTCGCCGAAGACGATGGAGACGGTGTCGATGCGGCGGAGCGAAGCCCGGCCAGGGACATAGCGCTCACCGATACCGAACGGAAATGCCTGGAACTGATGGCGGAAGGTTACGCGCCGGTGCGGCTTGCCCGCGCACTCGGGCTTTCGGGCAGCGATCTCAACGCGCTGGAGGCGAAGATCATCGGCAAGTTCAATGCCAGCAACCGCTTTCAGGCGGTCGCCAAGGCGGTCCTGCTCGGCGTCATCCGCGCTTGA
- a CDS encoding ATP-dependent RecD-like DNA helicase: protein MLFSPQQDEALKAVSRWLKEGRTPVFRLFGYAGTGKTTLAKHFAENVDGEVLFAAFTGKAAQVLRSRGATNARTIHSLIYRPRGEETVEDEETGKTSIAPMFSINRQSPLAKAALIIIDECSMVDEQLGKDLMSFGTPILVLGDPGQLPPVSGGGFFTEQEPDYLLSEIHRQAKDNPIIHLAMDVREGREIMRGDYGSAQVISKSEVTQSLVLEADQVLVGTNRTRRRYNQRLRELKGFTADYPQSGDKLVCLRNDPAKGLLNGSLWQVMSSSRETVKPGINLMIRPEDDDMDRGAAKIKLLKAAFEDVETEIPWSTRKRYDEFDFGYALTVHKAQGSQWNNVVLFDESYAFRDSRERWLYTAITRAAETLTIVR from the coding sequence ATGTTATTTTCACCGCAACAGGACGAAGCGCTCAAGGCTGTTTCCCGCTGGCTGAAGGAAGGCCGGACACCGGTTTTCCGGCTGTTCGGCTATGCCGGAACGGGCAAGACGACGCTTGCCAAGCATTTTGCGGAAAATGTCGATGGCGAGGTGCTGTTTGCGGCCTTCACCGGCAAGGCGGCGCAGGTGCTGCGTTCGCGTGGCGCGACCAATGCCCGCACCATCCATTCACTGATCTATCGCCCGCGCGGTGAAGAAACGGTGGAAGACGAGGAAACCGGCAAAACCTCGATTGCGCCGATGTTCTCCATCAACCGCCAGAGCCCGCTCGCCAAGGCGGCGCTCATCATCATCGATGAATGTTCGATGGTGGACGAGCAGCTCGGCAAGGATCTGATGAGCTTCGGCACGCCCATCCTCGTGCTCGGCGATCCAGGACAGCTGCCGCCGGTTTCGGGCGGCGGCTTCTTCACGGAGCAGGAGCCGGATTACCTGCTGTCGGAAATCCATCGGCAGGCCAAGGACAATCCCATCATCCATCTCGCCATGGATGTGCGCGAAGGCCGTGAGATCATGCGTGGCGATTATGGTTCCGCGCAGGTGATTTCCAAGTCCGAGGTGACGCAGTCGCTTGTTCTGGAAGCCGATCAGGTGCTTGTGGGCACCAATCGCACGCGCCGCCGCTACAACCAGCGTCTCCGCGAGCTGAAGGGCTTCACGGCGGATTATCCGCAGTCGGGCGACAAGCTGGTCTGCCTCAGGAACGATCCGGCCAAGGGCCTGCTGAACGGCTCGCTCTGGCAGGTCATGAGTTCTTCGCGCGAGACGGTGAAGCCCGGCATCAACCTGATGATCCGGCCGGAAGACGACGATATGGACCGCGGCGCGGCCAAGATCAAATTGCTGAAGGCGGCGTTCGAGGATGTGGAGACCGAAATTCCGTGGTCGACCCGCAAGCGGTACGACGAATTCGATTTCGGCTATGCGCTGACCGTGCACAAGGCGCAGGGCTCGCAATGGAACAACGTGGTTCTCTTCGATGAGAGCTACGCTTTCCGGGATTCTCGCGAAAGATGGCTTTATACCGCCATTACGCGTGCGGCAGAGACCCTGACGATCGTTCGTTGA